In a genomic window of Glycine max cultivar Williams 82 chromosome 13, Glycine_max_v4.0, whole genome shotgun sequence:
- the LOC100809557 gene encoding senescence-associated carboxylesterase 101 has product MTLPQSFGCGLVQAPLVTSSGLLTKVWSVISSRDEDIVSYSGNNGLSLKVSEDSGLTVVAFEVNPDFDLQSTVVSFSDPKENNLNRFEFLCTKKHPDFSVNKSVVDLFSKNLPRLDELKSKIDSSPRLIVTGRGLGGPIASLFTLSLLGNKNSSEKKKPPLCITFGSPLVGNKKFQEAISRSSTWSSCFLHVVSIKDPFLKRLNPDIKDYMPFGTFLFCSDISSTCFENPKSVLELLVISIKDQNQAFPSIDYGNIVGNLYIKAICKDFTPRGQDFTDSNSLRASIRLQLWAALGLTPDMQQQHLNIDINALVTKLEKLEKEVIFQKGNKFDPSKKLNVMKIEMAKLEWYKKYSKNNKIGYYDSFKRGISTSDLDVVQCQKTLRNYWIDMVAEAELKPQTEGAAFRTRWLFGGTNYRRMFEPLDIAEYYANGGKDYEAKGRSRHYIVLQEWLEEDKKEKSNSNSTNKKDVESILTFDSCFWAHVEEAILSCKVLKDEQSSVTEKEEETGKLLEFEKYVYGLLTKYEVSSEIFLRQSSYMIWWNQYKAIKGTSYNSALADFMSNPDHYNVLYIKGTYNFPPQA; this is encoded by the exons ATGACCCTTCCTCAATC ATTTGGCTGTGGACTTGTGCAAGCACCCTTGGTGACAAGCTCTGGTCTTCTTACTAAAGTTTGGAGTGTTATCTCTTCTCGTGATGAAGACATAGTTTCATACTCAGGAAATAATGGACTGTCCTTGAAAGTTTCTGAGGATTCGGGTTTGACGGTTGTTGCGTTTGAGGTCAACCCGGATTTTGATCTTCAATCTACAGTTGTTTCTTTCTCTGATCCCAAGGAGAATAATTTGAACCGCTTTGAGTTTCTTTGTACCAAGAAACATCCAGATTTCTCTGTCAACAAGTCTGTAGTTgatcttttttctaaaaatcttcCGAGGCTTGATGAGTTGAAGTCCAAG ATTGATAGCTCCCCTCGATTGATTGTTACTGGACGTGGTCTTGGAGGACCAATTGCTTCTCTCTTCACTTTATCGCTATTAGGTAACAAGAATTCCTCTGAGAAAAAGAAACCCCCTCTCTGCATCACCTTTGGTTCTCCCCTTGTCGGTAACAAAAAGTTTCAAGAAGCCATATCACGTAGTTCTACATGGAGTTCTTGCTTTCTACATGTGGTCTCTATCAAAGACCCATTTCTCAAAAGATTGAATCCTGACATCAAGGATTACATGCCTTTTGGGACATTTCTCTTCTGCTCTGATATAAGTTCTACCTGTTTTGAGAACCCCAAGTCTGTTTTGGAACTTCTTGTGATCTCAATCAAAGATCAAAATCAAGCATTTCCGTCCATAGATTATGGCAACATTGTGGGAAATCTCTATATTAAAGCAATTTGCAAGGACTTTACCCCACGGGGGCAGGACTTTACTGATTCTAATTCACTGCGTGCAAGTATCCGTTTGCAGTTGTGGGCAGCACTAGGATTGACACCAGATATGCAG CAACAACACCTGAACATTGATATAAATGCTTTGGTAACAAAGTTGGAAAAGCTGGAGAAGGAAGTGATCTTCCAGAAGGGGAACAAATTTGATCCATCCAAGAAATTGAATGTGATGAAGATAGAAATGGCCAAACTTGAGTGGTACAAGAAGTATtccaaaaataataagattGGCTACTATGACAGCTTCAAGAGGGGTATCTCAACAAGCGACCTAGATGTTGTTCAGTGCCAGAAAACCCTCAGAAATTACTGGATTGACATGGTTGCAGAGGCAGAGCTGAAACCTCAGACAGAAGGTGCAGCTTTTCGTACTCGCTGGCTTTTTGGCGGAACTAATTACAGGAGAATGTTTGAACCCCTAGATATTGCTGAGTACTACGCGAATGGTGGTAAAGACTATGAGGCTAAGGGAAGATCTAGACATTATATAGTGTTGCAGGAGTGGCTGGAAGaggataagaaagaaaaaagcaatTCAAACAGTACAAACAAAAAGGATGTGGAATCTATTTTAACTTTTGACTCTTGCTTTTGGGCACATGTTGAAGAAGCTATCCTTTCATGCAAAGTGTTGAAGGATGAACAATCTAGTGTGACAGAGAAGGAAGAGGAAACTGGGAAGTTGCTTGAATTCGAGAAGTATGTTTATGGGTTGCTCACGAAATATGAAGTGTCATCAGAGATTTTCCTAAGGCAAAGCAGCTACATGATTTGGTGGAATCAGTATAAGGCAATTAAGGGAACTTCTTATAATTCAGCACTCGCAGACTTCATGAGCAATCCCGATCATTATAATGTGCTGTATATTAAGGGAACTTATAATTTCCCCCCTCAGGCTTAG
- the GASA21 gene encoding gibberellin-regulated protein 21 precursor, with protein MASNSILLLCIFLVVATKVFSYDEDLKTVVPAPAPPVKAPTPASPVKSPSYPPGSVTTPTVKVPPPPQSPVVKPPTPTPAPVKVPPPQSPVVKPPTPTSPVVYPPPPVAPSPPAPVVKSKKDCIPLCDYRCSLHSRKRLCMRACMTCCDRCKCVPPGTYGNREKCGKCYTDMLTHGNKFKCP; from the exons ATGGCTTCCAATtccattcttcttctttgtatcTTTCTTGTGGTTGCCACAAAG gTTTTTTCCTATGATGAAGATCTCAAGACAGTG GTTCCTGCACCTGCTCCACCAGTGAAGGCACCAACTCCTGCCTCTCCAGTGAAATCACCATCTTACCCTCCAGGGTCAGTGACCACACCAACTGTTAAGGTGCCCCCTCCTCCTCAGTCCCCAGTAGTGAAGCCACCAACTCCAACACCAGCCCCTGTTAAGGTACCCCCTCCACAGTCCCCAGTAGTGAAGCCACCAACACCAACATCCCCAGTGGTGTACCCTCCTCCTCCTGTTGCTCCATCTCCACCAGCTCCTGTAGTGAAATCAAAGAAGG ATTGCATTCCACTATGTGATTATAGGTGCTCATTACACTCAAGGAAGAGATTGTGCATGAGAGCATGCATGACCTGTTGTGACCGCTGCAAATGTGTTCCTCCTGGAACTTATGGTAACAGGGAAAAGTGTGGCAAGTGCTACACTGACATGTTGACACACGGCAACAAATTCAAGTGCCCATAG